A genomic window from Pseudomonadota bacterium includes:
- a CDS encoding AAA family ATPase, whose product GMKQRVAVAIALLPSPPVIVVDEPLVGLDPRGMKRVKEIFLKLAREGKTVFISTHMLNVVEEISDVVGVLDRGQLIAEGPLEILRGSKDEKLETIFFRLFA is encoded by the coding sequence CGGCATGAAACAGAGGGTTGCAGTAGCAATTGCCCTTCTCCCCTCACCGCCGGTAATTGTTGTGGATGAACCCCTTGTTGGTCTTGACCCGAGAGGAATGAAGAGGGTGAAGGAGATATTTTTAAAACTCGCAAGGGAGGGGAAGACTGTCTTCATATCCACCCATATGCTCAATGTAGTGGAGGAGATATCTGATGTCGTCGGGGTTTTAGATCGGGGGCAATTGATTGCTGAAGGACCTTTAGAAATATTGAGAGGTTCGAAGGATGAAAAGCTTGAAACAATATTCTTCCGTCTCTTTGCGTAA